In Rodentibacter haemolyticus, the DNA window GCTCAGCATTTTCTTTTACATCTTTTTGCAAAATCCATACATTTTTATTGCCACTCGGTACTAAGGTAAAAATGAATGAAAATTGCAAGGCTATCTGCTCGATTTTACGTTCTATTGTTGATTCTAAAACCAATATACCGCTATTTTTCAAAGCCCTTGACCAACATAAAATCGCTTCATCAGAGTAAAAAATATCACTACTAACGAAAAGCACATCAAGGGTATTTGTTTGAATAAAATTAAGCCTATTTTTTGCACCGTGGCTTTTATTCCACGGAATAATGGTTAAGGTATTTAAAAATTCTTGTTTGATATGTTCTTGTACAAACTCATCAGAGCAAAGTCTAAGCGCAAGATTGGTTTCTGTCATAATGATTAAATGAAATGATTTACTAAATATTACGTAACTATTGCTTGAAAGTTTGAGGCTTCCACATTGTGCCATATCACGTCTAAATGCACGCTATTTTATCGAATCGGGAAAAGTATTCAAATCGGTTTCATTATGTTATCGAGAAATGTGATCTCGATCACAAATTTGATAAAAAATAAGTAACTATTGCACTTTTGGTAAAAACTATTAGATATATTTCCATTTCTCACTATTACTTAAAATTCGATTTATGGTATCGTAGCGTCCATCAATAAAAACAAGGAGAACATTATGACAACTCAATTGGATTCACTTCGTAATATGACAGTAGTGGTAGCGGATACCGGTGATATTGATGCGATTAAAAAATACCAACCGCAAGATGCGACAACTAACCCGTCCTTAATTTTAAGTGCTTCCGCCCTTCCCCAATATGCCCCGTTAATTGATGAAGCGGTGACTTATGCAAAAAAGCAAAGTAGTGATAAAGCGCAACAACTTATTGATGCAGAAGATAAGTTGGCGGTAAATATCGGTTTGGAAATTTTAAAAATCGTGCCGGGGCGTATTTCGACAGAAGTGGATGCGCGCCTTTCTTATGATACGCAAGCCACCGTTGAAAAAGCGCGTAAACTGATTGCACTTTACAATGCGGCAGGTGTTTCTAATGATCGTATTTTGATTAAAATCGCCTCAACCTGGCAAGGGATTCGGGCGGCGGAAATTCTTGAAAAAGAAGGTATTAACTGTAACTTAACCTTATTATTCTCCGAAGCGCAAGCACGTGCCTGTGCAGAAGCCGGTGTTTATTTAATTTCGCCGTTTGTGGGTCGAATTTTAGATTGGTACAAAGCAAATTCCGATAAAAAAGAATATGCGCCTGCAGAAGATCCGGGTGTGATTTCCGTCACTAAAATTTACAATTACTACAAAGAATATGGCTACAACACCGTCGTGATGGGAGCGAGTTTCCGTAATGTCGGAGAAATCACCGAGCTTGCAGGTTGCGATCGTTTAACTATCGCTCCGCCGTTATTAAAAGAATTACAAGAAAATTCGACCGCACTTGTGCGTAAACTTGAATTTAAAGGTGAGGTGAAAGCGAAACCTCAACCGTTAAGTGAGGCGGAATTCTATTGGCAACATAATAGTGATCCGATGGCGGTAGAAAAACTGGCAGAAGGGATTCGTAAATTTGCCGTGGATCAAGAAAAATTAGAAACAATGCTTGCCGCTAAATTATAATTCTTTGAATACCGTATCAATATAACGGTTGTTATTTATCTCAAATAGCAACCGTTTTTTTCTATATGTAGAAGGAGCGTTCTACATCTTTTTTAGTAGAAAATGAGCGTTGAATCTTGACGAGTTCATTAAATTAGTGAAAAATTTGCACCTATATTTACCTTGGATTACGGATAATTCTTCTTTAGTTATGATGAGAGTGAATTATCAACTTCGTAAAAGGTAATAAAGCCCCGCACCACATTCATAATGTAAAAGTGCGGTTAATTTTTTCAACATTTTCGGAGCAAAATATGTCAGGTATTTTCACTCAAACTCCGGCAAATCGTCGTCGTTATGGCGTTGCTGTTTTTGTCGGTATTATCGCAGGTATTATTTCCGCCTTTGTAAAATGGGGTGCAGAGCATCCTTTCCCTCCACGTAGTCCAATCGATTTCTTCGCAGCGGCTTGTAAAGTTGATGTTAGCGGTTTAACCCAAGATCAAATTTTTGAAGTTTGTTCGCGTGCATTTTTGAATCCACCACACGTTTTCTTACGTGATTATATCGGTATTGACCCGACCGAAGCCGTGTTCACCTTTGCCGACCACGGATTTAACTGGATCGGTGTGACTCATATGATTTTCTCATTGGTGTTTGCAATCGGTTACTGTATCGTGGCTGAGCGTTTCCCGAAAATCAAATTCTGGCAAGGGATTGGCGCAGGGATTCTTGCTAATATCGCCGTACACTACATCACCTTCCCATTGTTGGGATTAACCCCTCCAGTGAGTGAGTGGCCAGCGTATGAACATATCTCCGAATTAGTCGGTCACATTTTCTGGTTCTGGACGATTGAAGTAATCCGCCGTGATTTACGTAACCGTATCACGGGTCAACCGGATCCTGAAGTTGCATTAAAAGCTGCCACCGAATAATGAGTAAATAAAAATGCCACCTTAAATTAAGGTGGCATTTCACTTCGCTGCTTATCAAAATCAAAAGTCCCGCCAATAGTTTATTTTCTGTTAGTAATGTCGTAAGGGGACAATAAGTTTAAAAATAAGACTTCTTTTCATAATATCATAGCAAAATTTTTCGGTTAAATTTTGTTGTAAATTTCTATCCATCAAAGAACCGTTTTACCCTACCCTGTTCAAGTTGTTATTTAAAGCAATTATCTCACTCTATTGAATAAACAATCTTAAAAACTGTGATTAAGATCACAAATTTGAAAGAAATTTTTTACATCTTGAAAAAATGCTTTGATTTTG includes these proteins:
- a CDS encoding YagU family protein, encoding MSGIFTQTPANRRRYGVAVFVGIIAGIISAFVKWGAEHPFPPRSPIDFFAAACKVDVSGLTQDQIFEVCSRAFLNPPHVFLRDYIGIDPTEAVFTFADHGFNWIGVTHMIFSLVFAIGYCIVAERFPKIKFWQGIGAGILANIAVHYITFPLLGLTPPVSEWPAYEHISELVGHIFWFWTIEVIRRDLRNRITGQPDPEVALKAATE
- the tal gene encoding transaldolase, with protein sequence MTTQLDSLRNMTVVVADTGDIDAIKKYQPQDATTNPSLILSASALPQYAPLIDEAVTYAKKQSSDKAQQLIDAEDKLAVNIGLEILKIVPGRISTEVDARLSYDTQATVEKARKLIALYNAAGVSNDRILIKIASTWQGIRAAEILEKEGINCNLTLLFSEAQARACAEAGVYLISPFVGRILDWYKANSDKKEYAPAEDPGVISVTKIYNYYKEYGYNTVVMGASFRNVGEITELAGCDRLTIAPPLLKELQENSTALVRKLEFKGEVKAKPQPLSEAEFYWQHNSDPMAVEKLAEGIRKFAVDQEKLETMLAAKL